One segment of Ahaetulla prasina isolate Xishuangbanna chromosome 9, ASM2864084v1, whole genome shotgun sequence DNA contains the following:
- the LOC131203912 gene encoding uncharacterized protein LOC131203912, protein MHGLTIHGTVKPCGHCATTILPQRSRGKQPTDQRRGSEDNLAGATCFPTRHLRIELIRCDIKDLGWRLQNKSGWWSFSCQEQSEKISAGGLQQLEIPLLSLKHNKPCCAIPIFEGLPQRRGVQIILQSTKEGTTRINGWKLIKGRSNLELRRNFLTVKRIDQWNSLPPEVYVPTERDSSGCRQPNSVDWRPPGGGPSLWGLQPCGTNFPSDFDNYLTLGPFAANLKLIYFVWLD, encoded by the exons TCAAGCCATGCGGGCATTGTGCCACAACAATCTTGCCACAGCGATCCAGGGGGAAACAACCCACAGACCAAAGAAGGGGCTCAGAAGATAATCTTGCTGGTGCAACCTGTTTTCCAACTCGGCATTTAAGAATTGAACTAATTCGTTGTG ACATCAAGGACCTTGGGTGGCGGCTTCAAAATAAATCTGGCTGGTGGAGCTTCAGCTGCCAGGAGCAGAGTGAGAAGATTTCTGCAGGAGGCCTGCAGCAATTGGAGATCCCTCTCCTGAGTTTGAAGCACAACAAGCCTTGTTG cgctattccaatatttgaggggctgccccaaagaagaggggttcaaattattctccaaagcaccaaagagggcacgacaagaatcaatggatggaaactaatcaaagggagaagcaacctggaattgaggagaaacttcctaacggtgaagagaattgatcagtggaacagcttgccaccagaagtt tatgttcccacagagagggactcctcagggtgccgtcagccaaacagtgtcgactggcggcccccagggggagggccttctctgtgggggctccaaccctgtggaacgaacttcccctcggacttcgacaattacctgaccttaggacctttcgccgcgaacttaaaacttatttatttcgtatggctggactag